In Gammaproteobacteria bacterium, the genomic stretch GGCCGGTGGGCGCGCCGGCGCGCCCTGCCTCGGCAAGTCGGCCACCGCGCGGGCATCAAGCCGGTGCGCACAACGGTCGAGTACTGCGCGTCGCGAGGCGTCGACGTGCTCACGCTCTTCGCGTTCTCGAGCGAGAACTGGCGCCGCCCGCCGGCCGAAATACGCGGGCTGATGTCGCTTTTCGTCGACGCGCTCGAACGCGAGGTCGCGACGCTCCATGCGAACGGAATCCGCCTGCGCTTCATCGGCAACCTCGATGCGCTCGGCCCGCGGCTGCGGCGGGCGGTTGCCGCGGCCGAGGACACGACGCGCGGCAACACGCGAATGAGCCTCGTCGTCGCGGTCGCGTACGGCGGGCGCTGGGACATCACGCAGGCGGCGCGCCGTCTCGCCGCGGAAGCCGCGGCGGGGCGCCTCGATCCCCGCGAGATCGACGAGACGCGGCTTTCGGGCGCGCTCGCGACGAGCGGCCTGCCGGCCGTCGACCTTCTGATCCGGACAGGCGGCGAGAAGCGGATCAGCAACTTCCTGCTCTGGGACATCGCGTACAGCGAGGTGTGCTTCTCCGACCTGCTGTGGCCGGATTTCACCACTGCCGAGCTCGATCGCGCGTTCGACTTCTATCGCCGCCGACAGCGGCGCTTCGGGAAAACGGGCGAGCAGATCGAGGCGGTGCGTTGCTGATTCAGAGGGTCATCACGGGCGCGATCTTCGGGATCGCGGTCACGGTCGCCGTTTTGCTCTCCCCGACCTTCGTCGCCGCCGCGGCGCTCGGCGTGCTGTTCGTCGCGGGCGCGTGGGAATGGGCGGCCCTCGCGCGTCTCGAGCCGCGCTCGCGAATCCTCTACGTGGCCGCGTTCGCCGCGGTGATGCTGGCCGGTCCGCTGTGGGTCCTCCGCCCGGACGCCGTCGCCGCGGCGCTGCTCGTCGCGGTCGTCTGGTGGGCGCTCGCGCTGGTCGCGGTCGTGACGTACCCGCGACCGCTGCCGCATGCGGCCGTTGCGGCTGCGGGCATCGCGGCGCTGCTGCCGCCGTGGGCCGCGCTGACGCACCTGCACGCCGCCGTCGCGGCCGGTCCGGGGCTCGCGATGACCGTCATCGCGATCGTCTGGTCCGCGGACGTCGGCGCCTATTTCACCGGCCGCGCGATCGGGCGCGTGAAGCTCGCGCCGAACGTGAGCCCCGGGAAGACCTGGGAGGGTGTCGCGGGGGGTGTGGCCCTCGCCGCGATCGTGGCGGCGGCCGCGGCGCGGCTGCTCGCGCTGCCGGTGCTGCCCCTCGTCGCCGTCGGCGCCGCGACGGCGCTGGTCTCCGTGCTCGGCGACCTCACGGTGAGCATCTGCAAGCGCAACGTCGGCGTGAAGGACACCGGGCGCCTGCTCCCCGGCCACGGCGGCGTGCTCGACCGCATCGACAGCCTGACGGCCGGCGTCCCGGCGTTCGTGCTGGGCCTCCTGGCCGCGGGCCTGATCCACCACTGAACCCGGCGAAAAACGGCGAAAAATCGTGTCAGGCACCGTTTTCCCCAAAAAGGTGTCAGACACCTTTTTTCGGCGGACCCCCCTTTTTTGCCGGCAGGGGCAGGGGCCGGTCCGCCCGGTTAGAATGAGGTACCCACCGGACAATCCGAGGTCACCGCAACCCCCATGATCGACGTCGCCTTGTCGCTCGTCGCTTTCATCGTCGCCATCGGCGTGCTGGTGTCCGTGCACGAGCTCGGCCATTTCTGGGTCGCGCGCCGCCTGGGCTTCAAGGTACTGCGGTTCTCGGTCGGCTTCGGCAAGCCGCTGTATCGGCTTCGCGGGCGGGATCCGGACCGCATCGAGTACTGGATCTCGTCCATTCCGCTCGGCGGCTACGTCAAGATGCTCGACGAGCGGGAAGCGCCGGTTCCCGAAGCGGAGCGCCATCGAGCCTTCAACAACCGCCCTCCCGCGCAGCGGATCGCCGTGCTGCTCGCGGGGCCGGGGTTCAATTTCGTGTTCGCGGTGCTCGCGTACTGGCTGCTCTTCATGACGGGCGTCCCCGGCATGAAGGCCTACGTCGCCGAGATCACGCCCGGCTCGGCCGCCGACGACGCGGGCCTGCGCCCCGCGGACGTGATCGAGGCCGTCGACGGGCAACCCACCGAAACGTGGGAGCAGGCGACGCTCGCGATCCTCGACGAGATGCTCGACGACGGCGTCCTGGATCTGACCGTCCGCGGCGCGAACGGCAACGTCCGCAACGTCGACATCGACGTGCGCGGGCGCGTCGAGGAGCTTACCGAGCCCGACGCGCTCTTCGACGGTCTCGGCCTCTATCCGTTTCCGGCCTGGCCGGCCGAGGTCGGCACCGTCACGCCCGGCGGGCCCGCGGACCGCGCCGGCCTCGAGCCGGGCGACCGCGTCCTCGCCGTCGACGGGCGGCGCGTGAGCGGCTTCAACGGCCTCGCGTCGCTGATTCGCGCGCGGCCGGGCGAGACCGTCGACCTGCTGGTCGAGCGCGACGGACGCGAGATCGTGCTGCCGGTCACGATCGGCGTCGCCGGCGGCGACGGCGAGATCGTCAACATGGTGGGTCGGGACCGCGCGCGCCCCGCCGACGAGAATCCGCCGAGTCCCGAGCGCGCCCGGACCGGCTCCGACGGCGAGGCCGTCGGCCAGATCGGCATCACCCGGATCGCCGAGCCGCCGCACGAATGGGACGAGCTCGCCGAGCGCCTGCGCGCCGAGCAGCGCTACGGCCCGCTCGCTGCGCTCGGTCACGGCATCCGCAAGACCTGGGAGATGTCCGCGCTCACGGTCACGATGATCGGGCACATGGTTGTCGGCGACGTGTCGATGCGTAATATGTCCGGACCGATAGCGATAGCGGGCTATGCGGGGGACAGCGCGCAGGCCGGCTTTAGCGCCTTCCTGAGCTTTCTCGCGATCGTGAGCATCAGTCTCGGGATCTTGAACCTGCTCCCGGTGCCGCTCCTCGACGGCGGCCAGATCGTCTACCAGCTGGCGGAGTGGATCAAAGGCGCACCGTTGTCGGAACGGGCGATGGCATTCGGCCAGCAGCTCGGCATCCTGTTCATGATTCTTCTGATGGGGTTCGTCTTCTACAACGATCTGACGCGGGTATTCGGCTGATGGCATTCGCAACACTCGCTTCCCGCAGCATCGCCCGCGCCGTCGCGGGCGTGCTCGCAGCCGGCTTCGCCGCCGGCGCCGCGGCCCAGGTCGCGCAGCAGAGTCCCTACCCGTTCGTCGTGCGCGACTTTCGCGTGGAGGGCGCGCAGCGCATCTCCGAGGGCACCGTCTACAACTACTTGCCGATCAATATCGGCGACACGATTACCGAGCAGCGTGTCGCGGAAGCGATCCGAGCGCTTTACGGCACCGGCTTCTTTCAGGACATCGAGCTGCGCGTCGACGGCGACACGCTCGTGATCGCGGTCCTCGAGCGGCCGTCGATCCAGGAGTTTACGTTCAGCGGGAACGAGGACATCGAGGACGAGGCGCTCGAGGAGTCGCTGAAGGACGTCGGTCTCGCGGTCGGCGAGACCTTCGATCGCTCGGTTCTCGACGACGTCACTCAGTTCTTGACCGAGGAATATCACGCACGCGGCAAGTACGCCGTAAAGGTCACGCCGACCGTCGAGGAGCTTCCCGGCAACCGCGTGCGCGTTTCGATAGACATCGAGGAAGGCGAGCGAGCGAAGATCCGCCAGATCAACATCGTCGGCAACGAGGCGTTCGACGACGACGAGCTCCTCGATCAGTTCCAGCTCACCACCGGCAACCTGCTGTCCTTCCTCCGCGACGACAACCGCTACTCGCGCGAGGCCCTCGAAGGCGATCTCGAGACGCTGCGCTCGTACTACATGGACCGCGGCTA encodes the following:
- a CDS encoding phosphatidate cytidylyltransferase, producing the protein MLIQRVITGAIFGIAVTVAVLLSPTFVAAAALGVLFVAGAWEWAALARLEPRSRILYVAAFAAVMLAGPLWVLRPDAVAAALLVAVVWWALALVAVVTYPRPLPHAAVAAAGIAALLPPWAALTHLHAAVAAGPGLAMTVIAIVWSADVGAYFTGRAIGRVKLAPNVSPGKTWEGVAGGVALAAIVAAAAARLLALPVLPLVAVGAATALVSVLGDLTVSICKRNVGVKDTGRLLPGHGGVLDRIDSLTAGVPAFVLGLLAAGLIHH
- the rseP gene encoding RIP metalloprotease RseP: MIDVALSLVAFIVAIGVLVSVHELGHFWVARRLGFKVLRFSVGFGKPLYRLRGRDPDRIEYWISSIPLGGYVKMLDEREAPVPEAERHRAFNNRPPAQRIAVLLAGPGFNFVFAVLAYWLLFMTGVPGMKAYVAEITPGSAADDAGLRPADVIEAVDGQPTETWEQATLAILDEMLDDGVLDLTVRGANGNVRNVDIDVRGRVEELTEPDALFDGLGLYPFPAWPAEVGTVTPGGPADRAGLEPGDRVLAVDGRRVSGFNGLASLIRARPGETVDLLVERDGREIVLPVTIGVAGGDGEIVNMVGRDRARPADENPPSPERARTGSDGEAVGQIGITRIAEPPHEWDELAERLRAEQRYGPLAALGHGIRKTWEMSALTVTMIGHMVVGDVSMRNMSGPIAIAGYAGDSAQAGFSAFLSFLAIVSISLGILNLLPVPLLDGGQIVYQLAEWIKGAPLSERAMAFGQQLGILFMILLMGFVFYNDLTRVFG
- the uppS gene encoding polyprenyl diphosphate synthase, with the translated sequence MVVRAAEPNDNGPPRHVAVIMDGNGRWARRRALPRQVGHRAGIKPVRTTVEYCASRGVDVLTLFAFSSENWRRPPAEIRGLMSLFVDALEREVATLHANGIRLRFIGNLDALGPRLRRAVAAAEDTTRGNTRMSLVVAVAYGGRWDITQAARRLAAEAAAGRLDPREIDETRLSGALATSGLPAVDLLIRTGGEKRISNFLLWDIAYSEVCFSDLLWPDFTTAELDRAFDFYRRRQRRFGKTGEQIEAVRC